From the Labrus mixtus chromosome 10, fLabMix1.1, whole genome shotgun sequence genome, the window CGCAGCTGTCTGAATTCAGAGAAATCGGAAACTACTTGAAGCTCAAGCACAATCAAGCGCAGAAGCTGGACATCGACAAGAAGCGCATGCGGGCCGGAAACAGCGCGGACAACAGAGGAGCTATCGTGGACGCGTTCAGCAGCGTCGCCCCCACAGACCTCATCTACCTGGAGGACTCCCCGGATTACTGCAGGAGGAACACCAGCCTGGGTCTGTACGGCACAGAGGGCCGGGAGTGTGTGCAGCACGGAGAGGCTCTGAGCCAGTGGGAGAGGCGCAGCTGCCGTAGGTTGTGTCATGAGTGCGGCCTGAGGGTGGAGGAGAGGCGCACAGAGGTAATGAGCAGCTGCAACTGCAAATTCCACTGGTGCTGCACGGTGAACTGTGAGGACTGCTCCCAGGTTATAGTGAAACATGTGTGCgcaaggagggagggagatggaCACAGCTTTAGACGGAGATACCGGGGACCCAATTCCCTGTCTAAGTcagtaaatatgtaaaataaggTCCCATAAATATGTTGAATGTCTGTTTGCACTTTTCACCTAATTCCATGTCTCTATATGTATAAATAATGATATCTATTtatgaatattgtgtttttttaaattgaaataaagattaaaaaaatacatattcctGGATCcatctttctttacatttcacaacTAAAAACAATTTGGTTATTTTACTTAATAAACCCAGGGGTTTGAATTTTATGACAGGGCACCCAAGCATTTATTAGAATAAGAATGGAGTGAATACACTTAACAGAGGATTACATGGATAACATGGTGCACTTCACACCTAACCCAGATGTTGATCCAGCAGTTGATCCACTATCACTTTGATGTCAACGTGTATTGATTTCATTCAAAGAGCAGGGAGGCTTTGAAAGACAAATTAGAGAAGTATTTCCAGGTATTTGGCCCCTTAATCCGGGACACCCCTGCCTATCCTATAGTCTTTGTCACATCCCACAGGCAATGCAAATTTCTCACAATACATCAAAGCCTTAAGAGGGGAAATGCACTGTCAGATTGTAACAGAACAATTTGATCACGCTCCACAttagtttgacaaaaaaagagagaaagagaagttaTAAATAAGCATGTCTTCCACTCCACCTTGGATACCAGTTCATTTCTAATCTTATAATTTGCAAGTAATTAGGTCTTAGAAGAGCCTTGTCTCCGCCCACAGGCCTATCTGTGTCTTAGGAGCCAttcatctcctccttcttccctctACCCCCTGTATCTCCAAAAATCTTCCTCTCAGCTGGACGTGTCATAAATCTGCCCCATCTCAGCTCAATGAGTGATGGAGTGGATATTACCTCCATAGTGCCCGGGGGTGTGAGGGGGTGGTAGTGTAACAGAGAGAGGGCTGTTCCACTATCTTTACAGAGCAGTCAGTGTAGAGGCCGTAAACAAGATAAGTGAGAAATTACAGCCTGGTTATCTTTACACTAGATCAACATGCTGTCATTTTAGATTATCAATGTTATAGTCAAAGGAGTGCCGgtaatcatttttcatttaagcAAACACAGCTTGCTGtttaaatttgacattttagcTGAGAGTACAGAGAGAGCATATCCAAACTTCTCTAGAAACCCCTCTGAATAAAATGTCTAGCATTTGGGTAAATGTAAGATAGGGACAAAAGggctttttttgcttttgaaacATCTCAcaagaaatgacagaaaagctAAGAAACTACCTTTACACGCAGGGTAACGCAACCAAAACACAGACCAAAACGCTCCCTCCCATAGCTcccatttgtctgttttctttgtgggGATGTCCTGTATTTCCCATGCTCCCCTGCTGTGTGTTAATGAAGGTTTCACCCCACTGGAAGTCCTCACTGACCAGCCCCTTGTTTCTGCTCCCCCCCTGAGTACATTATTGCTACCATATTGGTCCCATATGATGTTATTGCTTGCTTGTGCTGTTCTTCTACTCCTGTCTGATGCTTTACTTCCACTAATTTGAAATTTAAAGGGGAAGGGTTACTCATTTTCCTTCAACATGTTTGTGCTAATGGCATCTTTCCTACCATCTTGGACATGAACTTTTCTAAACATCATCTTCGGCTGATTTGATACCAAGATAAGTGTTCCATGGTTTGTGTTATAGTTAAAACTCTATACTGTAACTATCCTCCACAGCAGCAGTCTCATGTCTTACTTAATCTTCCCCAATCaggacagaagaggaagaaaacaagagGGGGATGATCTCCCACAAGGACCCCCCAGGAGGACTCATGTATTCACTCAGACATGCCTGGGGGATCTGAGCATGATTGAtcatccctcctctctgctgccctcctctctcacctgggTGTGAGATACCAAGAGGCCCGGCACAGGACAGGCTGGGACACAAGATCTGACACAGCCTCAGACAATGCAAAGTTGTAAattagaagaaaataaaaatgacatcacTACATGACTGACAACCAATATCTCAGAGCAGCAACATCGATCTATGCAGGTAAATAAACCTCAACATCCAAAATAGTCTGTTAAGATCTGACAGATATGATCATGTTTAATAACAAATCTACAGCTTACAACATCAGACATGCTAGTTAGAACAAACTAAAGTAGTGACCATTGAATTCAGATACCTGTCTATCTATAGGTGTATGAAAAGGAAGTAACAGCTTCTATGTTTAGAGGCAGCTAAACTCACAGTGCGTGTATGCGCTAGTTTTGTACTCCTTGGGTGCTTTACATAGCCACTGAAACTTTCTACTTTGGTCTTATTCAACAGGAAATGGACACGTGGTCCGTCTTGGCTGAGGACTTACAGAGCAAACCGTTTTGTGAGTCtactgcaaaagaaaaacaagttccACTTAACAGGTCCACTTCATTACAGCCAAAGTGATACTAAGGAGAGACAGGCATGAGTTTAAACAATGTTCCCTCCAAGAAGGAGATGATGGGGTGGAATCCACAGAGTCTAGCTGACTACATGAGGAGGGTGAGTACGAGAAGAGGtggaaatgtgacatttttacatCGTCAAGTTCATTGAAAAACTTGATGTTTGgctcaaataaaaaatctaatctGTGAAATATACATGAAACAAATGAAGCCATATAATACTTCACATTGCTCGTTCAATGTATTCTTACTTAGAATAGCCATTTTtggcaaaacatttcaaaaccaaAATTATTTAATCAGACCTACTAAATCTTATTTTAATTATACAAGTTCACACCTACTGGAAATACTTATTATACTGGTATTTTCATGGGTGGCATTTTCTCAGCTAAATCTAACAGGCTGTGACAAAGCAGTGGTGAAGGGCGGCATTAGTGGAGCACAGTTCATGGTAAGTGTGTCTAAATCTCTAGAGGACTTTGCATGTCTTCTGAAATACTTTGATTAactgattttctgtttttccgtGATATTTAAATCATCATTCAGAAAATGACTGAGCTTGACCTCCAAGTGTTCCCCGGCCTTTATGTCCCGTGAGTCTGTCCAAAATGATTTATGGTGATGAATAGTTTCAGTGCTGTCATGACACAATATGTTGTCTATTTTTGACTGACCTCATCTAGCGGCAGCTTgagtcattattattttatcaattttttttctttcaagagTAATTTCTAAAATCCAAAGTGAAATCCGCAAGGGAAACCAGAAGAAGGCCGTTGGACAAAAGTAAGAggatagatttttattttacaactttAACTGTTGTAAAATGTGTGAGTGTAACCAAACCGCATCAGATATATTTCAaattattctcctttttttttagatcaaagGCACAAAAGTTTCCACAACAAGGTAAGGAACAGGGAAGTTTCAACCAAGCAGCAGCTGCTGGTGTTTAAAAAGGAAGCAAATGTGCAAtagctgcagttcctcgagtgtccacttgaggctgactgcaaaAGCCCCAGAAGTCCCTTTGTATTAAAATGCtcttttttacagcagaaatacacACGTTTAAAGATGgttacaaaaacatattttggtcTGAAAAGCTCATGTCTTTAATTGTTCACACTGCATagggggtgatttttttaacTGATCCGTTGTGATtgtattaatcaatcaatcaatcaaactttatttgtatagcacttttcatacaacaaatgtatcacaaagtgctttacatcaacataaatcaaacagcaacaacatgactctcACTTCAGATATGCCATTCTTTTGAAATCTCCTCGGTACAGTCCGTGTCAATATGTCCAGCAGAGAGAATGCCTGATAATATCCATGTACTGTCCCATCAGCCGACCTCTGATACTCTGACTCTAACTGACAAAGCACATGCAATCTATCAACAATGACATTAAGAGATAAATAACTTAGGGAATTAAAAAAGGACAAGTTGAGTGAGAAAACTGTCAAATCAAATtctaattttatttttcaatggaTGTCAATGTTACTGAGTGTATTGAATGGGCCATATCAATCACAGACCCTTTAATGAATTAAATCAAGACTGTTCTGAGGCGGATTTTTGATCATTTCTCCAGATTTTAATACAATATTATATAGTGAAGGAGCGTGTGAACAATGAGGTTATGGTAttgataagaaaatgttttcacagttctttgtttattttccgCAGCATTTGTACAGGAGAAGGAGGTTTGGGACTCGGATGAGTTTGTAAGTGAAGTATTGAGAAGTACTTGAGACTCAATATGTCGGTTATCAAAATGAAACAGCATTAAGTGATCAAGCAAAGGGCAAACGCCCAAAAAGAATAACTCATAAAACTGAATTCTCCCATCTGAGTCTCTCCTTACTCATGTCACTTTGGTCAGGAAAATGAAAGTGATTATGACGAAGAGGCTCAACATCAGGCGAGAGGGGAAGATGGCTACATCTGTGCCCTGACTGAGCCTCAAGACAACGAGGAGGCCAGTTCAGATGAGTATGAGGTGGTTGAAGTCACAACAAAACCCCCTCTACAGCCAAGACCGGCTAAACTTCAGGACAGTAAAGACAGAGGTGAGAGAAAGCAAAACAATGTGAAAACACATCAGTTGTTCTCATGGTTTCTATTTGATATGTTTTGAGAGCAGAACTGGTGCTCATGTTTCCTGAATCATTTGCTAACAAAATGTGTCTCCGTACGCGAGTAGACCCGGTCCCGTTGCCTGCTGAAAGGACCATAAGACCTCCAATTTCTTGTCCACCAAAAGTTAATAATGTCCCTCAGAGACCCCTGAAAGCATCAGGTTGCCTTTATATTTAACAAATCCACAACCACAAAACTAATTTATGATTATGTTGATGTTCATGCTTGATGTACATGTTTTTCCTTTGGTATCAACAGCAGGCCAACCCATTCTGCCTATTGACAGGAGTAAGAAGCCTGGAAAATCTTGCCCATCAAAGAACGAACCTAAAATATCAAGTATGTGCTGCTTAGTATGTTTGGATTGGTCAGAACTTATTGAAGTTACAGGTTTAACCATTTCCATTTCATGTCCACAAGAGGGCAGCACTGCCGAGGCTTCAAGCCCATCCAGCAGCAAGGTTCCTAAACCGAGACCTCCAAAGCTCACAGATCTGTATAGCAGGTAAGCAAACTCCAACAATTAATGAGACTTAGCAAGACCATCACTCTGAAATGCatttaataaagtttttaattgtgttatttttcatCTCCTCCATCCCAGAACAAGTACACCGATCCCACCCCCTCCATTGCCACCACAGCCAACCCCAGTTAACATTTCAATATCAgattcagaacaaaaacaagtgaGAATTAAAAGCGGGTTCAAAAATATGACTCCCAAAAGTATACTTAGCTTTTTTTAGGTACATTCAGAATAGAAACAGCAGATGGcgatgtttgaaaaaaattaatgaaACACCTTTCTGtcattacagaaaaaagaaagacttaGTTTACTTAGCCCTTACTATGCCTGTTTTAATCTAGTGCATCCAGGAGCTGGATCCCAGCTGGTATGGAGGACAGTGGACCAGACATCAAGCTGAAGTTGCTCTCAGAGAGGTGAACAAGGTCAGGTGGtgcctctcacactctcacccTTCTTATCCCCCACTGGAGCAGTCTGGagcagacacacattcacaagcaTGAAGCTGACATTTCAATGGATTGTAACCACTACTAAATCATGTTCGTTCATGGATTTGTCaatctttttctctttaggATGGGGCATTTATAGTGAGGGACAGCTCAAAAAGTTCTGAAGATCATCCCTACACCCTAATGCTGCTGAAACAAGAAAAGGTTTTCAACATTAAGATCCGTAACCAAGGCAACTCCTACTCCCTGGGCACTAGACTTAACAACAAGGTAAACTTAAAATGATGATGCCATTATctaagatgttaaaaaaaagagagaaaattatGTCTATGCTTCGGCAAAGTATACTGAAAAGTTCACATCTTGTGACGCCTCTGGGAGCGTCTGATGCAGACTTGTGCTGCGCTGCGTCATTAGGTCCCTGTCATCTTTTTTGTCTGCTGCTGTGCTGTAGAGTTTCCCTGGGGTGAAGGAAATGATtacccatcacacacacaacccgCTGCTGCTCATTGATGCAGCCGACCAGAGCTCTGAAGCACAGAGTCTGTGCTGTCTGCTTCACCCTGCGGGACTATGACCAGTACCAGCATCGGGATTAATGTGGGTGTTTCTCTATGCTAATTTGCGTGCATGTATACTTGAGGCTTGCTAAGAATAATTTCATAAAAACCTCTGAACATATGTCACAATTAAAGAGGTCCCTGTTTTGTTATTCCTTTTCATAGTGACTATAATTATACTTTCAGTACAAAGAATAATAGAAGAAGATTGTTTTGAAAGTGcaaattgtttttgtatattCTATTAAAGTATGTTTTTGCAGACACACAGCATTACCTCTGTTCTTCACGCCTCAGATTCAGACCAAGctgggggctgctgctgctgcttcagtgcCTCCTCTTGGACTTTCAGAAACGCCAGCTTGTCAGGGTGGCCAACACAAACGATCAGATCACAAAGCTTCAGCTGGGTTTGCACTGCAGGCGGAAAACAAATCTCTTCCTTTACAACTGTCTCAGGCCCAAGATGTCTCATCTCAAGTTACTTAGCAGGGTATGTTTGAGGTTCCACACCAAGTTTGATAAGACCGAACAGGAAATGACCTGAATGATTAACTTCAATATGTACATTCCTTTCTATTCTGTCCTGTTGTTATAAAGTGAAAGTACTCATTGTGCAgcagaagaacattttaatataaatagCTTTGGATCACTGAGAAAATaattttataataatattatatattatttatactGAGACTAAATTAGATGAGTACGTGAGTCTTTTTGGACGTTAATTGCTCAGCAAAACAATGCAAAATGGAAAACAGAGGAGCTACTCACAGCTGGAATAATGAAAACAGTTAGGGGACAGGGGTGATAaagaagattacatttttatggcAGCATATTCAATCTCAGTGAAAATAATTATCTTTAAGttttttatgggtttttttaATTGGAAAATGTCAATAACTCTCTAAAATCACAGCACCTACCCTTGTTCATATCTGAGAGCAACTTCAGCATGATGTCTGGTCACCTGTCCTCATTATCAGTTTGAAATCTGTTTAAGCAtgtcttttatatttatatatataatatacattttttgtacTGTTCTGAAAGTAGCTCAATTTGGTCAAATATACTTCATGTGATATCAAAACAAAATTCTATAAAAGTGAACACTTGCAGTATCAACTGACGAAGAACGAAAAATAATTCCACTTATGATAATTATATTATAAACATCTGTTGATTGTTTTCAGGCTTTGAGTGATTAAAGTAAACGGATAGTTCTGATCAGGTAAGACATCACAACAAGCAGATCTGACTGCTTTTTTGACTACAACCGTCCCCTcaggcaaaaaaagaagaagttttaCATCATGCTTCATAACAATTCACCTGGCTGTTGGACATCTGTGTGTGAAATCCTTCAGTTACTCCTATCTACCCGTCAGCCAAGTGTGATCTGACAGACATCATGTAGCATCATGTAACTCTGCACCGCTGACATCTACAAGCAAGGCTAAGGTGCAAAGCAGTTGGTGTGGAAAACATCCACTTAAGGCTATCACATTTCAGATCTAGTGTAACAGTTACATCATGTGCTTTGCATATTTGCAAATCGATCATCAAGGTTATTATGCTGGTAAAATTGATGCTTCCTGACATTTTGGGGTTATAAAGAGGGAAGGTAGGATACACAGTCAGTCATACATACATGCCAGTTGATCCATGCAGTTTGACAAGGAGTCGAGCTCTTTCAATATGTGTTCCAGATCAATGCAGGCAGCTGAGGCATCTCGCACTGTGTCATTTCCTGTGTTCTCCATCTGAAAATACATTAcataacaacaacataaacttTATCATATGCCAAACTAAAGAAACAGACAACTTGAAATACAAACCTGTATGCTATTATAACACTCAAACTGGAAGTTGAACATAAATTAACCTCAGAACAAAAAAAGTACCAACAAAGTGTCTATGAATAAAACCACAGAACGCAACTGtaacttgttttatttcaatgtttattCAATAAATCAAGTTAAATACATGAGAACTATTTGCCTACAAAGAACACAAAAATTGAATgcttatataaacacacaaacagccaaagtagctgagcagtgatgtaaaaaacatcattttaaatgcatAGAGAGTTCATGGAAGTCCAAAACTTGCTTGGAATAGTAAAATAAAGTTGTTACAATTGCAATATTAGCTTGAACACAAACAATTTCCTATCTGGACTGTGTCAACAAACCGTCCTCTTAACTTTACTGCAGTACTCTTAGTGAACTAAGAATAATTATTGTGAACTAAGAATCCCATCAGATGTGTGCTGCAGCAGAATCCCATCAGATGTGTGCTGCAGCAGAATCCCATCAGATGTGTGCTGCAGCAGTAGGATCAAGAACTTCGGCCTTCTCTGGCTGCTGGActccaaacacagcagctctgcatCTTCTGTAGGCCTCTTCCAGTTTCTGCAGAGAAGAGCCCAGCTCTGGACTGGTGCGGAGTGCCACCAAGTCATAAGCCATCCAGGTCAGCTGAACTACAGGTGGGGagaaaaattaagatttaagCGCAGCTAATTTAACactaatgttaaataaagtCAATTTAATGCTACAGTGCAACATGGATACATACGTGATATATTCTCAACGTTTTCTATCATTGTCTCCAAATCCTTGTTTAACTCCAAAACGCCTTCGTTGTTGTCCCGTGGGATCTCCGGGAGCGAAGCTGAGCCGGTCATCTAAATTAAAAACCGGTTTAtacttaaattattatttttcgtTTGgcaaataggaagacataaaaCTACCTTCAGCTTTCTGCCGCGTAGTTGTCATGGCAGCAAAATCTGGCGTTAGCTTACGTTAGCTTGCGGTGCTACTATCTGACGTAAGCTACGCCTTTCTGAGATAGTTGGCTTGGTAACGTTACGGTGATTAAaattaacgtttttttttttttttacgctttGTACAAATAAGATGGTTGTTGTTACACATTAGCGCAAGTTATAGCTAAAACGaattaaaaatgtgagaaaCTTACGACAGAAAGTCTTCCTTTCTTTAGAATGGTAGGTCTCGCGATAGCTAGCTtgacctgtaaaaaaaaaaaaaaagcgacgCATTGCGCAGACTCAGTAGAAAAACAGCTGACTCATTCTgcacattattttttcttttttacctacAACAGCATTTTCCATCATAATAATGCTAgtgaacaataataataataataataataatgctactgaataataatgattataatTAATATTAGTATTAGTAGTGATACACTTTGGCTAGCTTATTGAACATCTTGATAAACATAGATTGTTTGCAGTAAAactatgcaggaaaaaaatgagctggttaaaaaaattcaaaaggcTGCATATTTTCAGACTCAAGCTAAGTCacattttcttgttattttctcCCGACCAGGCTATCCTAGGAGCACCGGTGACAGTGACAACAATAATATAGCAGGCCGGCAGAACTCCATCAGACCCAACCTGTCAGGCaatgactgttaaaaaaaaaaaaaaacagaaagaggtgAGTGGATCCAGGTTGGGCTTTATAGTTACGTAGCCTTTCTTTAATACCACTTTGAATCTCTCTCACATGATAAATTCACATCTACAGTTTAACTGGATGCATTGTATAACATCGTTATTATTTAGAGTCTATGACTGGACTTAATAAAGCTATTTgtcattttcaaatttaaaattaaACCTTGCCAACTGGACTTTATGCCTTGAAAAGGATGGACAGGAATCATCTGCTACAGTGtttaatacaaaaaatgtaaagcgAGGTAAAGAGGTTGGTTAAGAAGGATTAGTCtattaaaaggacattttcatcaTAATTGTAATACTTTATTTCCTTTCATTGTTGGAGAAACTCATTCATGTTCACAATGTGGCTGTCAATAGTATGCAGAAGAAAGAATGGTTTAAGTGTATATTCTTAAATGGCCAAGCAACAATATTATACTCTGTTTCAGTTCGCACCgttatatttcaaaatgtacGAATGACTAACTccattattgttaaaaaaaacaacttgagtGGAAAATTATTTAATTGAGGGTGTAAAAAAACCCCTGGGGGAACTGAATTAGCTGacagcaggagaaagaaaaaaaagaaagcaggaacTGAATATTCACCTGAGAAAACAACCAATCGCACAGGCAAGGGGGCGTTTCCTGGGAAACAGATAAAGCCGGTATGACAGGTGACATCTTGACATACAGCAAGGGCAAACAGACAAGAAAGGGTTGGAGAAGAGTAAATTAGAAGCAGGGAGACCATCATTTGGATCAGCAACTAACATTCAAATACCTGAAGAGGTCTGAACAAGAAAGGACTTTCCTTGGCTGACAGAATCAAAAGAAGTTTGGCAGAGAAAGGAAGGACAACCAAAGGATTAAGAAGAGACACTCAAAGGTGAGAAGAAACCTTGACAATGTCTTCATTCGAGGCCCAGGGCCAGTCTCCTCCTAGGTGTGGCCCACAGTTCCCAAGCCTGGGCCAGGAGCCTCCCGAGCTCAGCATGTACAGCGACTGCTActaccctcctccctccctgccgAGTCCTCAGCGCACCACGCCGACCTCCTACGACCTGAGCGACTACACCACCTCCTCTCCAAACCCTTACCTCTGGTTCAATGGCTCTGGCCTCAACACATCACCGTACCTGGCCACCACCGGCCCACCTGGCAACCCCGGCCCTCCCTTTGTCCCTCAGCACTACGGCATACAGAGGCCTTACCTAGGTCCTACTGGGTCCGGGGGTCCGGGAGGGGAGCTGAGCTGGTTCTCTCTGCCCTCACAAGAAGACTTGATGAAGCTGGTCAGGCCACCGTATTCCTACTCCGCTCTCATCGCCATGGCTATCCATGGAGCACCAGACAGGAGACTGACCTTGAGTCAGATTTACCAGTATGTCGCTGACAACTTCCCTTTCTATAATAAGAGTAAAGCAGGCTGGCAGAACTCCATCAGACACAACCTGTCGCTCAATgactgcttcaaaaaagtaccAAGAGATGAGGATGATCCAGGTAAGATTTTTAAGTTAAAGtctattttatattgttttgttcTATGATCTGTTTTAATACCTTGCACAAGCTAGTAGATATTTGGATTTCATTTACATCTTTAGTTTAggtgtttgttgttggtttgaatgtttttttacataataaatcgatatatttgttttatattttaactgGAACCTCACcaattctatattttatttctttacaggCAAGGGTAACTACTGGACACTAGACCCAAATTGTGAAAAGATGTTTGACAATGGAAACTTCCGCCGcaaaaggaagaggaagtctGATTCTGTCCTTGCTGGTGATGGCGGTCCGGGGGCTCCAGAGTCAGGTGACAGCGAGAGGGGGAGCCCCAAACACTCTGCCTCCCTTAACATCTCCCCCACAGCGGACAGGATCCCCTCCCCTTCGCCGTCAGGTCCCGCACCTTGTCTAAGCAGCTTCTTATCTGAGATGTCTGGAGTGACAGCCGGGGCAGCTAATGAGGTAGGGGGTGATGGGTTGAGCCGGCCCCTGCAGATCAATCTTTCTCTCGACGGGCCTCATCGACCCCTCCAACCTGGAAGCTTCAGCAGCTACTCCTCCAACTCAGGTGGCCCAGAGTGGGTGCCACAAGTGCCAGGTACACCTGTGCTCTCCTCTTCGCCCACCCATTCTTCCCTAGGCTACACGAGCCCTATCCTCAGCCAGTACTCTGGCTCCAGTGGGCATTTCTACCCCACATTGGGCTCAACAGGAATCATCTATCATCGTGAGGGCACAGAAGTTTAATCAGACATTCAGGGGgggaaagtttgttttaaaaaatgacttttcacTTGTCCGGTCACTTTAGTTTTCAAGAGGCTctgaaagacacaaaacacacacacacacacacacacacacacacacacacacacacacacacacacacacacacacacacacacacacacacacacacacacacacacacacacacacacacacacacacacacacacacacacacacacacacacacacacacacacacacacacacacacacagtatgtttgTGCTGACTGAGACAGTGGTCTCTATACCGTGTGACAGTCGAGTAAAAAGGCTTTGATTCccacaggaaacactgagtCAGCAGCAATGGCCGACAAGTGTCACTCCCTGAACCCACAGTCAGTCACGCTATCAGATCATCAGTCAGCTTTTATTCTAAGTTAAGCTAGTTGCTATCAGATCTGACTCATTATTAACTGATCCCAGATCTGATCTGCTGACATCAGGTCATTCACACACAGCTCTCTGTGATTCTGTGATGCTATCGACTCTATAACGCTCAGACAGCACATTTAGACCAGTAGTTAAATTACACTACATCAAGGTGTGAAGCCTTTGTGCTGAAAGAAAGGACCAAAGCTAAAGTGAAGACTTTCTTTGTAGAATTGAAACAAGCTATCTGCTGAATTTACAATCCGATACAGAAGTGGTACTTTGTAAATATGTCAACGTGATGTTTAATGTTAGATTTATATTGTGGGTTTGTTGGTATTTCTCTGTTATTGTACAAATGCTTTCCTAATGTATGGTGtaatctgttgtgtttttgatatGAATAAAATCTTATAGAATTCTACAGTTGAagtttctattatt encodes:
- the lcp2b gene encoding lymphocyte cytosolic protein 2 isoform X2 is translated as MKMTELDLQVFPGLYVPVISKIQSEIRKGNQKKAVGQKSKAQKFPQQAFVQEKEVWDSDEFENESDYDEEAQHQARGEDGYICALTEPQDNEEASSDEYEVVEVTTKPPLQPRPAKLQDSKDRDPVPLPAERTIRPPISCPPKVNNVPQRPLKASAGQPILPIDRSKKPGKSCPSKNEPKISKGSTAEASSPSSSKVPKPRPPKLTDLYSRTSTPIPPPPLPPQPTPVNISISDSEQKQCIQELDPSWYGGQWTRHQAEVALREVNKDGAFIVRDSSKSSEDHPYTLMLLKQEKVFNIKIRNQGNSYSLGTRLNNKSFPGVKEMITHHTHNPLLLIDAADQSSEAQSLCCLLHPAGL
- the syce3 gene encoding synaptonemal complex central element protein 3; the protein is MTGSASLPEIPRDNNEGVLELNKDLETMIENVENISLQLTWMAYDLVALRTSPELGSSLQKLEEAYRRCRAAVFGVQQPEKAEVLDPTAAAHI
- the foxi3b gene encoding forkhead box protein I3-B produces the protein MSSFEAQGQSPPRCGPQFPSLGQEPPELSMYSDCYYPPPSLPSPQRTTPTSYDLSDYTTSSPNPYLWFNGSGLNTSPYLATTGPPGNPGPPFVPQHYGIQRPYLGPTGSGGPGGELSWFSLPSQEDLMKLVRPPYSYSALIAMAIHGAPDRRLTLSQIYQYVADNFPFYNKSKAGWQNSIRHNLSLNDCFKKVPRDEDDPGKGNYWTLDPNCEKMFDNGNFRRKRKRKSDSVLAGDGGPGAPESGDSERGSPKHSASLNISPTADRIPSPSPSGPAPCLSSFLSEMSGVTAGAANEVGGDGLSRPLQINLSLDGPHRPLQPGSFSSYSSNSGGPEWVPQVPGTPVLSSSPTHSSLGYTSPILSQYSGSSGHFYPTLGSTGIIYHREGTEV
- the lcp2b gene encoding lymphocyte cytosolic protein 2 isoform X1 — protein: MSLNNVPSKKEMMGWNPQSLADYMRRLNLTGCDKAVVKGGISGAQFMKMTELDLQVFPGLYVPVISKIQSEIRKGNQKKAVGQKSKAQKFPQQAFVQEKEVWDSDEFENESDYDEEAQHQARGEDGYICALTEPQDNEEASSDEYEVVEVTTKPPLQPRPAKLQDSKDRDPVPLPAERTIRPPISCPPKVNNVPQRPLKASAGQPILPIDRSKKPGKSCPSKNEPKISKGSTAEASSPSSSKVPKPRPPKLTDLYSRTSTPIPPPPLPPQPTPVNISISDSEQKQCIQELDPSWYGGQWTRHQAEVALREVNKDGAFIVRDSSKSSEDHPYTLMLLKQEKVFNIKIRNQGNSYSLGTRLNNKSFPGVKEMITHHTHNPLLLIDAADQSSEAQSLCCLLHPAGL